The following are encoded together in the Azospirillum lipoferum 4B genome:
- a CDS encoding flagellar hook-length control protein FliK: protein MDIQSNNIAASLFDGLAQSQQTQGTAAKNDMFSKMMDRMLADAAARKREQAADAARESANDAKEARAADAQRKAAVRAEPKPDPNRDTRAQAARRSDADAEPARTQDTKAARTDGDRDVQNDRKPVKNDKPKESAKADGTKADTGKAKIAKSDAAKTGTEAAGSDQAEAGDGTDTAVADAGVARTGIDAATTDGGGTGDASAEDAGTEEQTADQPPSATIAPVPQPSDPILAGLTVAGQPGAAGAAGDEGQGGDAAAGAAAAGATAGAVDPAAQLAQAQAAAGTPNAAQAGADAAAKGAADAHPLDGDAARQAQAAAMTGVDGGAKSGEEAAAALPDDDAALPDRFADLLAAAKAKSGEAKQGGKQAGADGGSRNDAQPQTMPQPTATAQAVPPVAETVAASTAARATGALEGIEGAGAAAAHGHGAAGVHTHPALAAMEGMHGSIPGIDQPQATATLRPSRGSAGMPMGVHDQIAVHIKKQVGDEVDQFTINLHPAELGRIDIKLDIGADGRVSAMVAVERAQTLELLQRDSRGLERALQEAGLQTDSNSLNFSLRGEGNPFGNDGRGDGKGNGGGRRGRGLDGGGDQDTSDTAVYTATLGNGRLDIRA, encoded by the coding sequence TCCGCCAACGACGCGAAGGAGGCCCGCGCGGCCGACGCGCAGCGCAAGGCTGCCGTCCGGGCGGAGCCCAAGCCCGATCCAAACCGCGACACCCGTGCCCAGGCCGCCCGCCGGAGCGATGCGGATGCCGAGCCGGCCCGGACGCAGGACACGAAGGCCGCCAGGACGGACGGCGACCGCGATGTCCAGAACGACCGCAAGCCGGTCAAGAACGACAAGCCGAAGGAGTCCGCCAAAGCCGACGGCACCAAAGCCGACACCGGCAAGGCCAAGATCGCCAAATCCGATGCGGCAAAGACCGGTACGGAAGCCGCGGGCAGCGATCAGGCTGAGGCCGGCGATGGGACGGATACGGCAGTTGCGGATGCCGGAGTTGCACGGACCGGCATCGACGCGGCGACGACCGACGGGGGCGGGACCGGTGACGCGTCCGCCGAGGATGCCGGGACGGAAGAGCAGACCGCCGACCAGCCGCCGTCCGCCACCATTGCCCCCGTCCCGCAGCCGAGCGATCCGATCCTCGCCGGATTGACGGTGGCTGGCCAGCCGGGCGCCGCCGGTGCGGCCGGCGATGAAGGCCAGGGCGGCGATGCGGCTGCCGGTGCGGCCGCCGCCGGCGCGACGGCCGGTGCCGTCGATCCGGCCGCCCAGCTTGCCCAGGCACAGGCCGCGGCCGGCACGCCGAATGCGGCGCAGGCCGGTGCAGACGCCGCGGCCAAGGGTGCCGCCGATGCGCACCCCCTGGACGGAGACGCCGCCCGGCAGGCCCAGGCCGCGGCCATGACCGGGGTCGATGGCGGCGCGAAGAGCGGAGAGGAGGCGGCGGCGGCTCTGCCGGACGATGACGCCGCCCTGCCCGACCGTTTCGCCGATCTGCTCGCCGCCGCCAAGGCCAAGTCCGGCGAGGCCAAGCAGGGCGGCAAGCAGGCCGGCGCCGATGGCGGCAGCCGGAACGACGCGCAGCCCCAGACCATGCCGCAACCGACCGCAACCGCTCAGGCGGTTCCGCCGGTCGCGGAAACGGTTGCCGCGTCGACCGCCGCCAGGGCGACCGGCGCGCTCGAGGGGATCGAAGGCGCAGGTGCCGCCGCGGCCCACGGCCATGGCGCCGCCGGCGTCCACACCCATCCGGCGCTGGCCGCCATGGAGGGGATGCACGGCAGCATTCCCGGCATCGACCAGCCGCAGGCGACCGCGACGCTGCGCCCGTCGCGCGGCAGCGCCGGCATGCCGATGGGCGTGCATGACCAGATCGCCGTCCATATCAAGAAGCAGGTCGGCGACGAGGTCGACCAGTTCACCATCAACCTGCACCCGGCCGAACTGGGGCGGATCGACATCAAGCTGGACATCGGCGCCGACGGCCGGGTCAGCGCGATGGTCGCGGTGGAACGGGCTCAGACCCTCGAACTTCTGCAGCGCGACAGCCGCGGTCTGGAACGCGCCTTGCAAGAGGCTGGACTGCAGACGGACTCCAACAGCCTGAACTTCAGCCTGCGCGGCGAAGGCAACCCCTTCGGCAATGACGGGCGGGGCGACGGCAAGGGGAACGGCGGGGGGCGGCGTGGCCGCGGCCTCGACGGAGGTGGCGATCAGGACACGTCCGACACCGCCGTCTACACCGCGACGCTCGGCAACGGACGTCTCGACATCCGCGCCTGA